The following coding sequences lie in one Pseudomonadota bacterium genomic window:
- a CDS encoding FtsQ-type POTRA domain-containing protein, with protein sequence MSALNRGKRPSRSRWRSGNRRVGAPQPPQAAAFALSAEPAGERVAGARGVGGLGGRRAAGRVGGARALRARRRRRPVPWRELGRAVARGAWLALCTIGALAALGGVGAAGYFGYRALARSNTFAVRTIRLEGARPALRGELLRTLEPLRGMAILRVATRETARILTGHPWVAEAEVYRALPDTLHVVVREREARAAALLGELYLVDAAGWPFKRATLDEVAGLTVITGIDRAAFRSRPQEAARRVVRALGVLARYGRAAQRPPLGELHLDDDGEVTLFLRRGGTALHLGTRVSDAQFARLDRVLKALGPEVARAQTVFLDHRERPGRVVVRMRQLD encoded by the coding sequence GTGAGCGCCCTCAACCGAGGCAAGCGGCCGTCGCGCTCGCGCTGGCGCTCGGGCAACCGCCGCGTCGGCGCGCCCCAACCGCCGCAGGCCGCCGCTTTCGCCCTCTCTGCCGAGCCCGCGGGCGAGCGCGTCGCCGGCGCCCGCGGTGTGGGCGGCCTCGGCGGTCGTCGCGCCGCGGGTCGCGTCGGTGGAGCGCGCGCGCTTCGCGCGCGTCGGCGCCGGCGCCCCGTGCCCTGGCGTGAGCTTGGCCGCGCGGTGGCGCGCGGGGCCTGGCTGGCGCTCTGCACCATCGGCGCGCTGGCAGCGCTTGGCGGCGTCGGCGCCGCTGGCTACTTCGGCTATCGCGCCCTCGCGCGCTCGAACACCTTCGCGGTGCGTACGATTCGCCTGGAGGGCGCCCGCCCCGCCCTGCGCGGCGAGCTGCTGCGCACCCTCGAGCCGCTGCGGGGCATGGCCATCCTGCGGGTCGCCACGCGCGAAACGGCGCGGATCTTGACGGGGCATCCCTGGGTCGCGGAGGCGGAGGTCTACCGGGCGCTGCCCGACACGCTGCACGTCGTGGTGCGCGAGCGCGAGGCGCGGGCCGCTGCCTTGCTAGGCGAGCTCTATCTCGTCGATGCGGCGGGGTGGCCCTTCAAGCGCGCGACGCTCGACGAGGTCGCAGGGCTGACCGTGATCACGGGCATCGACCGCGCGGCGTTTCGCAGTCGGCCGCAGGAGGCCGCGCGGCGCGTGGTCCGGGCGCTCGGCGTGCTCGCGCGCTACGGCCGCGCGGCGCAGCGGCCGCCGCTGGGCGAGCTCCACCTCGACGACGATGGTGAGGTCACGCTCTTTCTTCGCCGTGGCGGCACGGCGTTGCACCTCGGCACCCGCGTCAGCGACGCACAGTTCGCCCGCCTCGATCGCGTCTTGAAGGCCTTGGGTCCAGAGGTGGCGCGGGCGCAGACGGTATTTCTCGACCACCGCGAGCGCCCGGGGCGCGTGGTGGTGCGTATGAGGCAGCTCGACTGA